From Actinoplanes oblitus, a single genomic window includes:
- the purN gene encoding phosphoribosylglycinamide formyltransferase: MTDPAPARLVVLISGSGSNLQALLEATRDPAYGAEVVAVGADRDGIAGLEIAAAAGIPTFVDAVKAYPTRDDWDAALTGHVAAHRPDLVISAGFLKLVGKQFLDAFGDRYINTHNALLPAFPGIHGPRDALAYGVKLAGATLFFVDAGVDTGPIIAQVSVPVLDDDTEETLTERIKVAERAQLVEFVGRLVRDGWTIENRKVRIP, translated from the coding sequence GTGACTGACCCCGCGCCCGCCCGCCTGGTCGTCCTGATCTCCGGATCGGGCAGTAACCTGCAAGCCCTTCTCGAAGCGACACGTGATCCGGCCTACGGCGCCGAGGTGGTCGCCGTCGGCGCGGACCGGGACGGCATCGCCGGTCTCGAGATCGCCGCCGCGGCCGGGATTCCCACTTTCGTCGACGCGGTGAAGGCCTACCCGACCCGGGACGACTGGGACGCCGCCCTCACCGGGCACGTCGCCGCCCACCGCCCCGACCTGGTGATCTCGGCCGGCTTCCTGAAACTGGTCGGCAAGCAGTTCCTGGACGCGTTCGGCGACCGGTACATCAACACGCACAACGCGCTGCTGCCGGCGTTCCCCGGCATCCACGGCCCGCGCGACGCGCTCGCCTACGGCGTGAAGCTGGCCGGCGCGACCCTCTTCTTCGTCGACGCCGGTGTCGACACCGGACCGATCATCGCCCAGGTCAGTGTCCCCGTGCTCGACGACGACACGGAGGAGACGCTGACCGAGCGGATCAAGGTGGCCGAGCGGGCCCAGCTGGTCGAGTTCGTCGGCCGGCTGGTCCGGGACGGCTGGACCATCGAGAACAGGAAGGTACGGATTCCGTGA
- a CDS encoding cell division protein PerM → MSSTTDRPGGSEDPFAVAEALQSVVRDTEPLRPGARDTEALRPGVRDTEALEVPPDRDEENRDTVVVDEAMLGRRETVRVPGPRRPESRRGAPLPVAVLFATLWAALLTYLPVAAVLGLARTLEGAGGLLGAARAGAAAWLLGHGVPIGTSLGSLGLAPLLLTVLVVWRLNRAGLHVVRAIGARRTGSIRSALLVATGVGVAYAGIGGLTAQLTDGRGTQVSTAGAAWHFLVLGLAGALIGAVRGSDAVTTLARRVPPVLRHGVRTGLVAVFLMVGAGAAVGGLSMALGGGDAAKVLSAYHTGVAGRAGITLISVAYAANAAIWATAYLLGPGFALGVGSVIRLTEFTVGDLPALPLLAGLPDGPIGAAGTLLLMLPVIAGGAAGWGLTQRLRYGRAHAWGPGRGSGADGPEPAWSLLVGASLLAGPVAGLAMAVLARASGGPVGGGRLAEIGPVAGQVGLVAAIVAAVSVLAGASAARAFHAPRRPKGRK, encoded by the coding sequence ATGTCCAGCACAACCGACCGTCCCGGCGGCTCGGAGGACCCGTTCGCGGTCGCCGAGGCGCTGCAATCCGTGGTGCGGGACACCGAGCCGCTGCGGCCCGGGGCCCGGGACACCGAGGCGCTGCGGCCCGGGGTGCGGGACACCGAGGCGCTGGAGGTCCCGCCGGACCGGGACGAGGAGAACCGGGACACCGTCGTCGTCGACGAGGCGATGCTCGGCCGGCGGGAGACCGTCCGGGTGCCCGGCCCGCGCCGGCCGGAGTCCCGCCGGGGCGCGCCGCTGCCGGTGGCGGTGCTCTTCGCCACGCTGTGGGCCGCGCTGCTCACCTACCTGCCGGTCGCCGCGGTGCTCGGGCTGGCCCGGACTCTCGAGGGGGCCGGCGGGCTGCTCGGCGCGGCCCGGGCCGGGGCTGCCGCCTGGCTGCTCGGGCATGGCGTGCCGATCGGCACCTCGCTCGGCTCGCTCGGGCTCGCCCCGCTGCTGCTCACCGTGCTGGTGGTGTGGCGGCTCAACCGGGCCGGGCTGCACGTGGTCCGGGCGATCGGGGCGCGGCGTACCGGGTCGATCCGGTCGGCGCTGCTGGTGGCCACGGGCGTGGGGGTGGCGTACGCCGGAATCGGTGGCCTGACCGCCCAGCTCACCGATGGCCGCGGCACCCAGGTCTCCACCGCCGGCGCCGCGTGGCACTTCCTGGTCCTCGGCCTGGCCGGCGCACTGATCGGCGCGGTGCGCGGCAGCGACGCGGTGACCACCCTGGCCCGCCGGGTGCCGCCGGTGCTGCGGCACGGGGTGCGGACCGGCCTGGTCGCGGTCTTCTTGATGGTCGGCGCGGGCGCGGCGGTCGGCGGCCTGTCGATGGCGCTCGGCGGTGGCGACGCCGCGAAGGTCCTCTCCGCCTATCACACCGGGGTGGCCGGCCGGGCCGGGATCACCCTGATCAGCGTGGCCTACGCGGCGAACGCCGCGATCTGGGCCACCGCCTACCTGCTCGGGCCGGGTTTCGCGCTGGGCGTCGGCTCGGTGATCCGGCTCACCGAGTTCACCGTCGGTGACCTGCCCGCCCTGCCGCTGCTGGCCGGCCTGCCGGACGGGCCGATCGGCGCGGCCGGCACGCTGCTGCTGATGCTCCCGGTGATCGCCGGCGGGGCGGCCGGCTGGGGTCTCACCCAGCGGCTGCGCTACGGGCGGGCGCACGCCTGGGGGCCGGGCCGCGGGTCCGGCGCGGACGGGCCGGAGCCGGCCTGGTCGCTGCTGGTCGGCGCGAGCCTGCTGGCCGGTCCGGTGGCCGGGCTGGCGATGGCGGTCCTCGCCCGGGCGTCCGGTGGACCGGTCGGCGGCGGCCGGCTGGCCGAGATCGGGCCGGTCGCCGGGCAGGTGGGTCTGGTCGCCGCGATCGTGGCCGCCGTCTCGGTGCTGGCCGGGGCGTCGGCGGCCCGCGCCTTCCACGCCCCGCGTCGCCCCAAAGGCCGGAAGTAA